The genomic DNA CCCTCGCATGAGCATGACATGACGCCAAGATGTTGCAGTTGTGAGAGAATGGAGGTATGTGTAAATAGTTACCACCGAAATAATTGAACCCTTAAGAAGCAAGGGCACGGGTGTGGGGGTGCCGATGCATAGTACAGGGACACGTGAATTcggaaaattttaaaatatgggGATACGGGTGCGAGGggacacattatatatatatttcatattaCACATTGACACCATTTGACAAAACAAAAACTGCGTGCATACTgaatcaaaaaacacaaaaattatACGTATAATCTTTTCATTTTAGCAAAAATGAAAATGAGCCTCAATACTTATTTGCTTATAGACATTGATTCTTCGTTTTGTGAAAGTGATTAGTTAACACACAATTTGAATACAAGTGGTGAAAACAAAATTCAAAAGTTGGATTGTGGAAGAATCCCCCTTTCCGATACGGGGACACGTGTCTTAGAATCCGACATGGGGATACGGAGGGTTACTTAAGTGTCCCTGCTTCCTAGAAAACCAGATATATTTTTAAGAAGGTATCTAAAACTGGCTTACACGTATatgtcaaaaaaaaaaaaaaatcctgCCTATACATATGTCATAGATGAAATGCTATAGAAATGTAAATTTTACAAGTTATTTTAAGAAGGTACTTAACTCGCTTGCAAGTGGATGAATAAAATAACGGTAGTATGATAACTAGTAACACAGAGAACAACGGAAAGGGAAGGTTAGAATCGAACTGTTTGATTCTTATTATAAAATACTTTTCAATCCCATGCAGCCCAGGGACACGCGTTATCTTCTATTAGATGATGGTCGAAAGCTATGTCTGGAGTGCTTGGACTCATCTATAATGGATACTCATGAATGTCAACCTCTTTACCTTGAAATACAAGAATTTTACGAAGGATTATTAATGAAAGTGGAACAACAAATACCACTGCTCCTAGTTGAGAGGCAAGCCCTAAATGAGGCCATGGAAGGAGAAAAACATGTGAGGCAGATTCATTTGTTTCCTTCATGTTTCAAATAATggttaaatcatttcttcttgtAAATTCAATATTCAAATTTTTCTCTTATTGCAGGGCCATCATCACATGCCTGAGACTAGAGGTCTTTGCCTTTCAGAAGAACAAACCATTAGCACTGTATGCATAATTTTCTTAGCACTATACATAGTGTTTAAGCTCTTTGAAGATATATTAATTATTCAATGAATACAGATTTCGAGGAGACCTAAGATTGGGGCAGGCTACCGGATCATAGACATGATTACAGAACCTTATAAACTGATTCGTGAGTGTGAAGTGACGGCTATTCTTATTTTGTATAGTCTCCCAAGGTAATATTTGTAAATTGTCATCCTGTCTATATTGGACTTCAGTCTTTCATGCACTTCTTGAATTAGACccaaaaatattcaaaaatttcaGATTGCTGACTGGATCAATCTTGGCGCATGAGATGATGCATGCATGGCTGCGGCTAAAAGGTTCTTATCTTAGCTAGTTTAAATTATAgattgtttttttttattatacAGCCTCAAGAATTATAAAACCTCGGGGTATTATTAGGTTATCCCAATCTAAGTCCACAAGTCGAAGAAGGTATATGCCAAGTGCTGGCTCATATGTGGTTGGATTCTGAGATCATGGCCGGTTCCGGAAGTAATGTAGCCTCAACTTCATCAGCATCATCATCATCCTCCTCCGTTCCCACATCATCAAAGAAGGGAAAGCGTTCCGATTTTGAAAAGAAACTCGGGGAATTTTTCAAACATCAGATCGAATCAGATACCTCAGCAGCCTATGGAGATGGATTTAGAGAGGGTAACAAGGCAGTGCTCAAGTATGGCCTCAAGAGAACCCTCGACCACATTAGACTAACAGGCTGCTTTCCTTAGATAATCTGCATTGCATTGCTGCTCATTGCAATggatatatacacacacacacatatgcACACAAGTATATAAACTTGGTTCAACAAGAAACCAGATTTGCTCAATAGGACAAAAGCATTATTAGAATAAAACATCAGGTACTGAATAAACAGAGACTGCTTGTATGTTATGCATAAACCATGCACATCATAAATGTCAATATTTGTGCTATATTACAGAGGAAAAAAATAGGATCCAGTGAGTGTATAATTTTACTTTTGATGTTTTGCACATGAAACTACTCTATTAAATGCCCACTAAACTTCAACTTTTGTCATAAATTTAAAGTTTTATTCATTTACTTTTTTTCCTAGTTACACTATAAGACCAGTATGAATTCTTTCAATATAAGCTTTTAAGATAGATTCTCAGATTCTCTTAATCCGTTTTGCAAAAAATTCAAAAACCAATTAGGTGCATCGAGTTTTTTTCCCAGTAGACATTATTGTTGAAAGAAAAATATTTAATGCTctcaaaaattaatatttaatttcaGAGGCAATTCTACATGACAAACTATTTATTAATTACCAAcctaataaaaattatatttattgagTTCGACTGTGTAATTGCTTGTGTATCGTTATATTTGGGAACATTATAAGTAACTTATAAGCTGagaaatatataataatttataaatccagacgttcataataattttttttggtcATGTTTGAAATCACTGTAAGAAACTTATAAATAGAAAAATACATACCTTTGTTAACTTAAGAGTATAACTTATACTGTATAAGTTAGTTGTTGATAAGGAAGGAAGCAAGTGATGAGAATATAAAGTATTTTTATCTAATTTTTGGAACGAAAGTTTTATTTAATTTGTGTTCATTATTACTTTCTTTTACCTTTTTTAAAAATTCGAGAACATAATTATAAAGGCAACTGAAACTAATTTACTAAACTTTTTTCATTTCTAAACCTGGGAGCAAGGGTTTATCTGATGATACTCAACTTAtaaatctaattaattattcaaaaaacaattctatatatttaatattatattagGCTGTTGTTCCCTTTTAGCGCACATGCTGATTTCTTACGGTTTAAAAATGAAATTTTGAATAGCTATTCTGAAACTTTAACGAGTCAACATAAATAAAACCCATATACTTTAGATAAATTTCGTACGTGTCTGTATTATGTCTGTATTAGAGGTTGTGTATGCACGCCAACTGTTTGATTGTTGTCTTCACAGAACATAAACCTAAATTTTGTCCGCTTTATATTAACTTCTGATATGCTAATCTATTTACTACAAGCATGTTGATCATGAGAACAATCTAGGCCATTCTTATCGTATTTACATGATGGCTATACGTTGCGGTTTTAGTAATGTTAGAGCTAATTCTTTGTTGTTTAGCTTACAATACTCGAAATGCTATCGACAATTGTTGCCTGTGTATTTAAGTAGAGTCTTTAACAGACAAGCTCTGTTTGATGCATTTACCATCCACATTCGTAATTTTTCGAGAAAACCAAGTGGAAATCAGGTCTCTCTTTACCTTCAGAGAGCTAAGCTCATTGATTCAATTCGACTTACTATGCGTTCTAGTTCTCCGGAGTCTCTTGTACCTATTTTAAATGATCAGGCTGTTGACTCATTTGTGATTACAAATGCTCTTAATTCTGCTCCGTCTCTGGAATCTGCTTTGTTCCTGGTGGAAAGTCTTAAGGGCATTCCACATTTCAAACATACGCAAAATAGTCTCCATGCACTGGCCAAGATTCTTGCGAAATCTGGACAAGTAGCTAGACTTAAGGCCCTTATTAACGGTATCAATTCTGGAAAATTTATCAATGTTGCCCGTGTTAGTTTTATGGATAGGATGCGCTGGTTTGCTGCTGCTGGGGACCATGATGAGGTCCTTTTTGTGTGGAAGGAGTGGAGAGCCGTACAGAATCGCCCGTGTACTGAGTCTTATAACATTGTTATGGCACTTTGTGCTCAGACGAATAAAGACTTTGAGGCTGTGAAGACATTCAGCAGGTTGATTGATGAAGGAGGGCTTCCTAATGCAAGGACATACACGGTAATTATTGAGCACCTTGTGAATTTAGGAAAACTTGATAAAGCAATGCAGATTTTTCAAATACTTCCAACAATGAGGATTAAACGGACATTGAGGCAGTATTCGGTTTTGGTTGAGGCATTCTCTGGTACTGCTCAGTTTGATATGGTTAAAATTTTACTTGAAAATATGCACATAGATGCAATATTGCCCAGTCGAGCAATGAATTCATCATTGCAGCGCATGCAGGAGGCAGGTTATGTTGAGGAAACTGCAGAATTGGTTAAAGAGATGTTACCAGATGAGAGGATTAAAACCATAAAATCATCTACAACTGAAAGTGATTatgaagatgatgatgatcaTGAGAATGAAGACGCCGTCTCTACCCTCTGCGATGCTGGTCAAAAAGCCGTTCAGTTGAAACCGTGGTTCGATCCAGCTGCCTTGGCTAGTGCTTTGTATTACTGGAGACCAGAAGAACTATCAACACTGGAAGATGCTAGTTTTGTATGGACTACCCGGCTAGTTTCCAAGATGATTAGAAATTTCCGTTCTTCTGAAACAGCATGGCAGTTTTTCTCTTGGGTTTCTTACCAACCAGAATTCTGTCATAATGTTTACACCATATCAAGGATGATCACCAAGTTGGCTCGTGATGGGAAAGTCTATTTGGTTGATCAACTTTTGTTTAAAATACAACGAGAGGGAATTAAACTATCCTTTAGCACAATTAAGCTGATTATCGACTTTTATGGTATATCAGGGAATGGCGAACCAGCGCTTAAGGTTTTCCAAGGTGCTAAAACACTATGTGGTCCCTTGTCAAATAATAGTCTTCTGCTCCTGTATTCGTCTCTTTTAAGAACATTAGCCAAGTGTAAGATGCATGATAAGGCCCTAGATATACTAGATGAGATGATTTTGTGTGGAATCCTTCCAGATATCCAAACATTTTCAGGATTGATGCACCACTTTGCTCACCAAGGAGAAATAAAAACCGTGCAGAGACTTTTTGGGATGGTAAAACAGAGTGGAATTAACCCCGATGCTTACATGTTCAAGATTCTTATAAATGCTTACTGCAAGTCTGAAAGATCTGCACTTGCGTTAAGGATTTTTGAGGATATGAGGAATGCTAATTTGATGCTTGATGCTTCAACAAAGGACTTCCTAGTGAATACTCTTTGGAAGGAAGGTAAGCTCAGAGAGGCAGCTTCTGTAGAAGAGAAAAGCCTGGAGATCAGTGATGCTCTCCCAATTGCATTGCCGGGTCATCTGTTTACTGTGAGTTCTACAGATCTGTCAGCAGTTTATAAGATTTATTTGGACAGCTTAGAACCTAGTTGCTAAAATCGTGAGTGGATTAAAAGTAAGACTTTATGTATTGTAGTGCTGTATGTGAATTGGAGGTCAAGATAATAACATCTAAACCTTTTATAACATGAGTTTAAAATCCTTCTAGCTTTCTTTTTGTGATGCTTCGTTCTATTTTTGAACTTCTAAAGTGACAATTTTTTGTGTGTTCCTTTATTTACTCTTTGTACTAAAATTAGAGCAAAACCGATTGTTTTATTGCTTATACTCTTGAAGGCATGTAGACTTTTATGGTTCATGTGAGCATCAGTATTATCTATTATTATGTACCATGGTACCAGTATTTGCTTAATAGATGACCATTTTATAAAAACGCGTATATAAGTAATAATTTTTAGTTACTTTTTTGTGCGAAATTGCCTGAGATGATTTTGCATTATTCTGTTGTAATTACAAGTTTTCTTTGGAAATATCGAATCAAAGTATATACATCTAACATTCTAACttctttttttttgaaacccaTTTAAACTGACATAAATAATTAAGTTAATAGTATGActaatatatttaaatttattttatttctttaaACAACTCAAAAGCCACCACTACAAATTTACTTTTTAGTTATCTATATCAAAAACCACATGTTTCTTTCTTGGAATTTCTGAAGATTTGTTGTTAAGTGACTAATAACTTTGGTTGAATCTTCGGAGTACCAATACCCTCATTGTGGTCGGACAGTTTTCCCTTTTGCTCTACTCTAACCTCCCAGTTTGTTCAATTTTAGAGTATCATATGAACTATTATAATGGGTAGGCAGGGAGCTACCTCGTATCTCTAAGATCCGGAGTTCGTTTTCATCTCTTGTTTCTCAGTCTTTTACATGACATAACTTTTTTCCTAGTATGACGATGATGAAAAGCTTTTCCATTGTTTGAAACTCTCAAGCTGTCAGGATTGCAGTTGCTGGTAATGGTCATGAAACTAATTCAATACTCGCCATTTTTTAGAGTCACAATTCTTTGTACTCATCAGGATATACTATTTTGCTTGAGATGAGGATTACTTGATCTTTTATTAGGGAGGCTAACCAATTGGCATAGCAAGAGGTATCAAATCCAGTTACCTCTCTTTCTACTCAGGTTTCTTTTAATTTTATCTCTAGAGCTTATGAGTTGGAAGGGAATATCAGTTACTACATTTTTAGGAAATCATGTTCACAGTTTTTGCACAAGGTCTTTGCTGTAAAGAATCTAATTATATACAGAAAAAAAAAGATTCTGCAAGGGGGTGAATCATGCTAACTTGGTGAAATCAGTGTTCTTCAATTAACAATGATGGGACCAGATTGGTTTTAAGTGTGCTGATTGCTGAACATGTCTTACTAGACAAATGACTTTTCCCCAAGACACCATCTTCTTCAGGCTCTTGGCTCTCCTCACTTGGACTATGTAGTAAACATGACATGCAGTTATGGTGAATATTCCCGAGTCTTGACCGGGAATGGTTCATGGTAATATACAGACCTAGTAACATACTTCCTAACTCCATTTCTTAAGGCAAAGATTTGCAATTTCTCCACAGCTGGGCCTGTTACAAGGTCTTTACATGAAGCAAATGTTTTTCACCTTTTTCTTTTGgctttgtcctttttgagttCTTTCTGGTCGGGGAGGCATGGTAGAAGAAAGTTGAAGTGGCGAGATTGTATAGAAGGAAACAAGAGAAGTTCTGGAATCTGGAAAGAACGTAAGGAGAGGCTAGCAAGGTGGATGGACTCCACCTTTTTACCCTGTAGGTGGATCTCTAAGCCTGGCAAACTTTGCTGCCTTTCACATATCGAAAATTCTACAGCCAATTAACCAGAACAAGTATGACAAAGATAGTCGCCAACCTTTCAATTTTTTACTCATTCAACTTCTCAGATGGCTGAAAGGTTCTCGATATCAGGACTAGATCGGATGAATCTTTGCAAGTCACCGGTCCAGTTATAGGTGATAGGTGGTTGAATTTTGCTTGGTCAAGCAATAGGTCGCTAAGTTTTGCATAGTGTTTTGCTTTTTGTTTGACAGCGCTTCCTTAAGTGCAGTAGTTTTTGAGTAATTCATACAATTTCCTTGGGCACGAACCAAGTACTTGCAGAAAGGGTTCTTACATTTCCTTGTTAATTAAACTAATAAAATGTAAGTATTCATGTTGATCTTCTTATAGTCCGTCCTCTTCTCTGTACATGCGCAAACTGAATGTAAATAATGCAGTTGAGCGTTATATATTCCTTCAACGTTCAAGTTTCTACTTTTCGGTAACCACGTTTAAATCAAAAGAAGAATGATTTACAAGTATACCACTAATACGATCACACACAAAATCATTAGTAATTTCTTAAATAAGAAGAATGATTTACAAGTATGCACAAGCAGAGATTCAAAGTAAATACAAACTTACATCAGCTTGCAAGTTGCAGCAGGATGCAACTCAAACTTTGTTATTCTAAGATACCACTATGTTCCCAAGAAAGCGAACTATTTGTAGTTCTTGAAAGATTCTGCACAATCACAGCCATTTCTGGACGAACTGTTGGATCTTTCTTAATGCAGGCATCTATGAGTTTGATCACAAATATGGCATGATCTGCCGGATAAGTTCCTTTCAGAGAAGGATCCATGAAACTGCTTAAATTCACCTCTCCATCTTCCTCGTGAAGAGTAGGCCTTAGTGCATCGCTCAAGTCAGTGTTCACTTTGTACAGTGAAGAAACTTCCTTCC from Apium graveolens cultivar Ventura chromosome 5, ASM990537v1, whole genome shotgun sequence includes the following:
- the LOC141723806 gene encoding protein DA1-related 1, with protein sequence MGWLTKILKGSSHRISEGQYHGKYQEERFWEGPSTSVDAWSDFNQEDIDHAIALSLAEEEMKGKKVVEVKIESEPESEPESEPEPEPDSEPEPELEPEPEPEPEPEPQSELEQVAKPKMDVLLEEDEQLAKAIQESLYIDPTPQYDYGDLFQPYPYLYPPGFRICAGCNSEIGHGRFLSCMGGVWHPECFRCHSCNVPISDYEFSMSENRPFHKSCYKERHHPKCDVCKNYIPTNGAGLIEYRAHPFWEQKYCPSHEHDMTPRCCSCERMEPRDTRYLLLDDGRKLCLECLDSSIMDTHECQPLYLEIQEFYEGLLMKVEQQIPLLLVERQALNEAMEGEKHGHHHMPETRGLCLSEEQTISTISRRPKIGAGYRIIDMITEPYKLIRECEVTAILILYSLPRLLTGSILAHEMMHAWLRLKGYPNLSPQVEEGICQVLAHMWLDSEIMAGSGSNVASTSSASSSSSSVPTSSKKGKRSDFEKKLGEFFKHQIESDTSAAYGDGFREGNKAVLKYGLKRTLDHIRLTGCFP
- the LOC141723875 gene encoding pentatricopeptide repeat-containing protein At5g66631, producing MMAIRCGFSNVRANSLLFSLQYSKCYRQLLPVYLSRVFNRQALFDAFTIHIRNFSRKPSGNQVSLYLQRAKLIDSIRLTMRSSSPESLVPILNDQAVDSFVITNALNSAPSLESALFLVESLKGIPHFKHTQNSLHALAKILAKSGQVARLKALINGINSGKFINVARVSFMDRMRWFAAAGDHDEVLFVWKEWRAVQNRPCTESYNIVMALCAQTNKDFEAVKTFSRLIDEGGLPNARTYTVIIEHLVNLGKLDKAMQIFQILPTMRIKRTLRQYSVLVEAFSGTAQFDMVKILLENMHIDAILPSRAMNSSLQRMQEAGYVEETAELVKEMLPDERIKTIKSSTTESDYEDDDDHENEDAVSTLCDAGQKAVQLKPWFDPAALASALYYWRPEELSTLEDASFVWTTRLVSKMIRNFRSSETAWQFFSWVSYQPEFCHNVYTISRMITKLARDGKVYLVDQLLFKIQREGIKLSFSTIKLIIDFYGISGNGEPALKVFQGAKTLCGPLSNNSLLLLYSSLLRTLAKCKMHDKALDILDEMILCGILPDIQTFSGLMHHFAHQGEIKTVQRLFGMVKQSGINPDAYMFKILINAYCKSERSALALRIFEDMRNANLMLDASTKDFLVNTLWKEGKLREAASVEEKSLEISDALPIALPGHLFTVSSTDLSAVYKIYLDSLEPSC